A DNA window from Candidatus Baltobacteraceae bacterium contains the following coding sequences:
- a CDS encoding pitrilysin family protein has product MFLLAAALSTVLANGMRVVVLPNKLAPVATVVMEYGVGSNDDTIPGLAHATEHMMYRGTSGVSAAQFAEIADRVGAQYNAATENEFTYYYFTLPSSYVGVALHLEADRMTGASMRESEWTTERKAIEQEVRAHESLPGYAIGRKLRTLFYGDSPIAQDTVGSVDSFEKMTAGDILQFYRAWYHPNNATLIVAGDVDPDAVVAQVRGQFDAIPSVTLPARTPFTLAPLAATTVSDSADLPVPIAALMYRTPGANEADHGAVRIIDQVFNSGRTELADLSASGKLLAGGDISTILPEAGFSSLIGIPAPGSSAKDASALIAGVLDGYRTKGLPPDLVAGAKLRLLNDQLYSGASISGLAFLWTNAIGLHRDSPDVAYDAITKATDDDVNRALRTYYSPDHQITALLSPKGFKAAAQVDRNAGSENVRYASIAEQPLPAWASSALAAPLRFPQTGSVTTAHLPNGLTVVVRPESVSSTVVVEGDIQTDASLYEPAGREGVADLTSGLMPWGTTSYDRKAYEAQADTIAANVSLGTSFSLSVASQDFDRGMQLLADGTMHPAFPQSGFDVEKSRTAAVLAAAERLPSSQAAIAEKNALYPPGDPRRRRATVASMETISRGDVERWYAFAYRPDLTTIAIVGDVTPDRAVAVAKKYFGDWKAFGKRPDFQYPKLHQRTAPRETITVKSPSSVQSEVTLKQVVALHKADAQYVPLLLANTMLSGEGTGSLLFRELRTHDGFVYSVDSDVSVDDDGATFSISYASDPKNVDRAQAAAAGVIRRMQNAPLANVELERAKAVLLADRVLPLASYGGIARQLVDDQEYEVTAKQSDLFWKQLQATTPQQVQAAMRTLLRPDHFLRVIVEPGS; this is encoded by the coding sequence ATGTTTCTTCTCGCCGCGGCACTTTCTACAGTGCTTGCCAACGGCATGCGCGTCGTTGTGCTTCCCAACAAGCTCGCTCCCGTCGCGACCGTCGTCATGGAATATGGCGTCGGCTCCAACGACGACACGATTCCGGGCTTGGCGCACGCCACCGAGCACATGATGTATCGCGGAACGTCCGGCGTTTCGGCGGCGCAGTTTGCCGAGATCGCCGATCGCGTGGGCGCGCAGTACAACGCGGCGACCGAGAACGAGTTCACCTATTATTATTTCACGCTGCCGTCATCGTACGTCGGCGTTGCGTTGCATCTCGAAGCCGACCGCATGACCGGCGCGTCGATGCGCGAGTCGGAATGGACCACCGAGCGCAAGGCGATCGAGCAAGAAGTGCGCGCTCACGAGAGTCTTCCGGGCTATGCGATCGGTCGAAAGCTCCGCACGCTCTTTTACGGCGATAGCCCCATCGCGCAAGACACGGTCGGTAGCGTCGACTCGTTCGAAAAGATGACGGCCGGCGACATCCTGCAGTTCTATCGCGCGTGGTATCATCCCAATAACGCCACGCTCATCGTCGCGGGCGACGTCGATCCCGACGCCGTCGTGGCGCAAGTCCGCGGCCAGTTCGACGCGATCCCAAGCGTCACGCTCCCCGCGCGAACGCCGTTTACGCTCGCGCCGTTAGCTGCGACGACCGTGTCCGACTCGGCCGATCTGCCGGTGCCGATTGCGGCGCTCATGTATCGCACCCCGGGAGCCAATGAGGCCGATCACGGCGCGGTGCGGATCATCGATCAGGTCTTTAATAGCGGAAGAACGGAGCTTGCCGATCTCTCCGCGTCCGGAAAGCTGCTCGCCGGAGGCGACATTTCGACAATCCTCCCCGAGGCCGGCTTTTCGTCGCTGATCGGCATTCCCGCACCGGGCTCGTCGGCCAAAGACGCCTCCGCGCTCATTGCCGGTGTTCTCGACGGATATCGCACGAAGGGATTGCCGCCCGATCTCGTTGCCGGGGCCAAGCTGCGCCTGCTCAACGATCAGCTCTATAGCGGTGCATCGATCTCGGGTCTGGCGTTCTTGTGGACGAACGCCATCGGCTTGCATCGCGATAGCCCCGACGTTGCGTACGACGCGATTACCAAAGCCACCGACGACGATGTGAACCGTGCGCTGCGAACCTACTATTCGCCGGATCACCAGATTACGGCGCTGCTGTCGCCCAAGGGATTTAAGGCTGCCGCACAGGTCGATCGAAACGCGGGATCCGAAAACGTGCGTTACGCATCGATTGCCGAGCAGCCGCTGCCCGCGTGGGCGTCGTCGGCGCTCGCCGCACCGCTGCGTTTTCCGCAAACCGGATCGGTGACGACCGCGCACCTCCCCAACGGCCTGACCGTTGTCGTTCGACCCGAGTCGGTTTCGAGCACCGTCGTGGTCGAAGGCGATATCCAAACCGACGCCTCGCTCTACGAGCCCGCCGGACGCGAGGGCGTTGCGGATCTCACCAGCGGGCTGATGCCGTGGGGAACCACGAGCTACGATCGCAAAGCGTACGAGGCGCAGGCCGACACAATTGCCGCCAACGTCTCGTTGGGAACGTCGTTCTCGCTGTCGGTCGCGTCGCAGGACTTCGATCGCGGCATGCAGCTGCTCGCCGACGGCACGATGCACCCGGCCTTTCCGCAATCCGGATTCGACGTTGAGAAAAGCCGCACGGCAGCGGTGCTCGCGGCGGCCGAACGGCTTCCGTCAAGCCAGGCTGCTATCGCCGAAAAGAACGCGCTTTATCCGCCGGGCGATCCGCGGCGCCGGCGTGCGACGGTGGCATCGATGGAAACGATCTCGCGCGGCGACGTCGAGCGCTGGTATGCGTTTGCGTACCGGCCCGACCTGACGACGATCGCAATCGTCGGCGACGTGACGCCCGATCGGGCAGTCGCGGTGGCCAAGAAATACTTCGGCGACTGGAAGGCGTTTGGCAAGCGGCCGGATTTCCAGTATCCCAAGCTGCACCAACGAACCGCTCCGCGCGAGACGATCACCGTCAAGTCGCCGAGCTCGGTGCAGTCGGAAGTGACGCTCAAGCAAGTCGTTGCCTTGCACAAGGCCGACGCGCAATACGTGCCGCTGCTCTTGGCCAACACGATGCTCTCGGGCGAAGGCACCGGTTCGCTGCTCTTTCGCGAGTTGCGAACGCACGACGGCTTCGTCTACTCGGTTGATTCCGACGTCAGCGTCGACGATGACGGCGCGACGTTTTCGATCTCGTACGCCAGCGATCCCAAGAACGTCGATCGCGCACAGGCCGCGGCCGCCGGCGTCATCAGGCGCATGCAGAATGCACCGTTGGCTAACGTCGAGCTCGAGCGCGCGAAGGCGGTGCTCTTAGCCGACCGCGTGCTGCCGCTGGCCAGCTACGGGGGCATCGCAAGGCAGTTGGTCGACGATCAAGAGTACGAGGTGACGGCCAAACAATCCGACCTCTTCTGGAAGCAACTGCAGGCGACGACGCCGCAGCAGGTGCAAGCGGCGATGCGCACCCTGCTGCGCCCGGACCACTTCTTGCGCGTCATCGTGGAGCCTGGATCGTGA
- a CDS encoding DUF3830 family protein codes for MKNVKIEAGPFVFTARLEIEKAPLTCGFFESLLPFARKLVHCRWSGEGCWVPLGDLPSNLLVENATSYPAPGQLMFYPGGLSEAELLLAYGAVHFASKMGQLAGNHFMTVTSGTNHLAELGRLTLWEGAQDLLISSSSDRALE; via the coding sequence ATGAAAAACGTTAAGATCGAGGCCGGCCCGTTCGTCTTCACGGCCCGGCTCGAAATCGAGAAGGCACCGCTGACGTGCGGCTTCTTTGAATCCCTGTTGCCGTTTGCGCGGAAGCTCGTTCATTGCCGTTGGAGCGGCGAGGGTTGTTGGGTACCTCTGGGCGATCTGCCGTCGAACCTGCTCGTCGAAAACGCGACGAGCTATCCGGCCCCGGGACAGCTGATGTTCTACCCCGGCGGATTGAGCGAAGCGGAGTTACTTCTGGCCTACGGAGCCGTGCACTTTGCTAGCAAAATGGGACAGCTGGCGGGGAATCACTTCATGACGGTGACAAGCGGAACGAACCACCTCGCCGAGCTTGGAAGGCTGACGTTGTGGGAGGGCGCTCAGGATCTACTCATCTCAAGCTCGAGCGACCGGGCCCTCGAATAG
- a CDS encoding ammonium transporter — MGTPPVALNIGNTGFMLLCASLVMLMTPGLAFFYGGLVARKNTLTIMMQSFMSLGWTTVLWVAFGYSMCFGPDIHGIIGNPFTYFFLRGVTLATMFTGNDAGIPLVVHIAYQMMFAIITPALITGAFANRVTFKAYFWFLTAWLIFVYFPFVHMIWSPDGALAKWGVEDFAGGIVVHASAGFAALASVLYVGKRYVIENKPHNVPLIALGTGLLWFGWYGFNAGSELRVDAVTASAFLNTDVAASFAAIAWLLIEWINGHQPKFVGLLTGAVAGLATITPAAGYVSPVTAIIIGIAAGIVCYFAVALKNRLGWDDALDVWGVHGVGGCLGIILLGVFGATAWNAAGSNGLLLGNPSFFFKQVSAAVVCSAWAFCFTFASLYLINLITPVRVGSEGEERGLDAQLHGEEAYV, encoded by the coding sequence ATGGGTACCCCTCCCGTTGCGTTGAATATCGGCAACACCGGTTTCATGTTATTGTGTGCGAGCCTCGTCATGCTTATGACGCCGGGGCTCGCGTTCTTTTACGGCGGGCTCGTAGCTCGGAAGAACACCCTAACGATCATGATGCAGAGCTTCATGTCGCTGGGCTGGACCACCGTGCTGTGGGTCGCCTTCGGCTACTCGATGTGCTTCGGACCCGATATCCACGGCATCATCGGCAATCCGTTCACGTACTTTTTCTTGCGGGGCGTCACGCTCGCGACGATGTTTACCGGCAACGACGCCGGCATTCCGTTGGTCGTGCACATCGCGTATCAGATGATGTTCGCGATCATTACCCCGGCTTTGATCACCGGTGCGTTTGCAAACCGCGTGACCTTCAAGGCCTACTTCTGGTTTCTGACCGCCTGGCTGATCTTCGTCTACTTCCCGTTCGTGCACATGATCTGGAGTCCGGACGGTGCGCTCGCAAAGTGGGGCGTCGAGGATTTTGCAGGCGGTATCGTCGTTCACGCCTCGGCGGGCTTCGCCGCACTTGCGTCGGTGCTGTACGTCGGCAAACGCTACGTCATCGAGAACAAGCCGCATAACGTTCCGCTCATCGCACTCGGCACGGGCTTGCTCTGGTTCGGATGGTACGGTTTCAACGCCGGATCCGAGCTGCGCGTCGATGCGGTGACCGCATCGGCGTTTCTGAACACCGACGTGGCGGCGTCGTTCGCCGCGATCGCGTGGCTGCTCATCGAATGGATCAACGGACATCAACCGAAGTTCGTTGGGCTGCTCACTGGCGCAGTCGCAGGACTTGCGACGATCACGCCAGCGGCGGGTTACGTGTCACCAGTGACGGCGATTATCATCGGTATCGCAGCCGGCATCGTCTGTTACTTTGCGGTTGCACTGAAGAACCGCCTGGGATGGGACGACGCGCTCGACGTGTGGGGCGTTCACGGCGTCGGCGGATGCCTCGGCATCATTTTGCTGGGCGTGTTCGGTGCAACGGCGTGGAACGCCGCCGGTTCGAACGGGCTGTTGCTCGGGAATCCCTCGTTCTTCTTCAAGCAGGTCTCGGCGGCGGTCGTCTGCAGCGCGTGGGCGTTCTGCTTCACGTTTGCAAGCCTGTACTTGATCAACCTCATCACACCCGTCAGAGTCGGCAGTGAAGGTGAGGAACGCGGCCTCGACGCGCAACTGCACGGAGAGGAAGCGTACGTTTGA
- a CDS encoding cupin domain-containing protein: protein MQKTNTNELAEGGWSSPKGTFACSSIEISGALGRKADSTDLLERHPFDVSIVRVPRGRKNWPYHAHSGQWEFYHVMSGTGKVRHADGTDDIQPGAAFIFAPNEPHQIINDGSEDLVMYLIADNPIGSSTYYPDSEKYAVRHPDRRIVRSESLDYLDGEE, encoded by the coding sequence ATGCAGAAAACCAATACTAACGAACTTGCCGAGGGCGGCTGGTCGTCGCCCAAGGGCACGTTTGCATGTTCTTCGATCGAAATCTCCGGAGCGCTCGGGCGAAAAGCGGACTCGACCGATCTCCTCGAGCGCCATCCGTTCGACGTGTCGATCGTGCGCGTACCGCGCGGTCGCAAGAACTGGCCCTATCACGCGCACAGCGGGCAGTGGGAGTTCTACCACGTCATGTCGGGAACGGGGAAAGTCCGCCACGCGGATGGTACGGACGACATTCAGCCCGGCGCTGCGTTCATCTTCGCGCCCAACGAGCCGCACCAGATCATCAACGACGGCTCGGAGGATCTCGTCATGTACCTCATCGCCGACAACCCGATCGGCAGCTCGACGTACTATCCCGACAGCGAGAAATACGCGGTGCGTCATCCCGACCGGCGCATCGTACGCTCGGAAAGCCTTGACTATCTCGACGGCGAGGAGTAG
- a CDS encoding cupin domain-containing protein has translation MRKRAATKKPDDASLLTPDVGKILERVRTQRGMTVRELADKSGLSASFIRAVERGDSDIAIGRLAKLASVFHYDLGSFLGFTAQLTRPTFVTAGDRKRVNRGKGVDYEVLHLPALDLDLVDVRFAPGTSFKNEQSHEGIDVVYVTKGQLVLEVNHIDYPMTEGECCVFAAGFPHRLRNDSKAAAAALSITTGRM, from the coding sequence ATGAGAAAGCGGGCCGCCACGAAGAAACCTGACGACGCCTCCCTCCTCACGCCCGACGTCGGAAAGATTCTCGAGCGCGTCCGCACGCAGCGCGGAATGACGGTCCGCGAACTCGCCGATAAAAGCGGACTCTCGGCGTCGTTCATTCGCGCGGTCGAGCGCGGCGACTCCGACATCGCAATCGGCCGCCTCGCCAAGCTGGCGAGCGTCTTTCACTACGATCTCGGCTCGTTTCTCGGGTTCACCGCGCAGCTGACGCGACCGACGTTCGTTACCGCCGGCGATCGTAAGCGCGTCAATCGCGGAAAAGGCGTGGATTACGAAGTGCTGCACCTGCCGGCGCTCGACCTCGACCTGGTCGACGTGCGTTTCGCTCCCGGGACGTCCTTCAAGAACGAGCAGTCACATGAAGGCATCGACGTCGTGTACGTGACGAAAGGCCAGCTGGTCCTCGAAGTCAATCACATCGACTACCCGATGACCGAGGGCGAATGCTGCGTGTTTGCGGCCGGGTTTCCGCACCGGCTCCGTAACGACTCGAAAGCGGCGGCCGCGGCCCTTTCAATTACGACCGGACGGATGTAG
- a CDS encoding serine hydrolase domain-containing protein produces the protein MLAILLALAGQAASGPSLTPPLHPAAQAAAPIPAARGTAAPMTPEDLSAFFDGIMPYAIHRDGIAGTVVVVVRGDRVLFAKGYGYSNLEKRTPVVADQTMFRPGSVSKLFTWTALMQLVAAGKINLDADVNTYLDFKIPPKFGKPITVRNLMTHTPGFEETILDLFVDKPDQLYPLRDYLIKRMPNRIYPPGTVVAYSNYGAALAGYIVQRVSGEPFAEYVQRHIFNPLRMTRATFAQPLPEQYEPFMSLGYHTTASDKPTPFELVEAAPAGALSATGTDMGRFMLAYLNGGAYQGGNILKPATVAQMWTLQVRPAPNILGFDLGFYQENRNGLEIVGHGGDTGVFHSDLHLLPAQRVGFFMSVNSLGLPGSSEAVRQQIFRGFLDRYYPYTAPQPPTLPTAKADSARAAGWYTSSRRAERALRIFYALGQSGITANPDGTIEAGGLVDPAGNPVKWREIKPFFYQEVGGQTHLGFALASDGTPVSWAVDDINVFSFQRVTGLTALGTLKVMLLCFIAILIVSLLIRLVAWIARRALKLRLELSPAERWVHLAARIGAIAFLVALAGWVVALSNEEVLLSPSLLPIMIVLYVIGIVAVLGAIAMVAEAVMRARGGPGGWLVRGGEIVVALAAIYGIWLLVTFGLVSFVTNF, from the coding sequence ATGCTGGCTATTCTTCTGGCTCTTGCCGGACAAGCGGCTTCCGGCCCCTCGCTAACGCCGCCGCTTCATCCGGCCGCTCAGGCCGCGGCTCCCATTCCGGCTGCCCGCGGCACCGCCGCCCCGATGACGCCCGAAGATTTGAGCGCCTTTTTCGACGGCATTATGCCGTACGCGATCCATCGCGACGGCATCGCGGGAACCGTGGTGGTCGTCGTCCGCGGCGATCGCGTCCTGTTCGCGAAGGGGTACGGCTACTCGAATCTTGAGAAGCGAACGCCCGTCGTTGCCGATCAGACCATGTTCCGGCCGGGGTCGGTTTCCAAGCTGTTCACGTGGACGGCCCTGATGCAGCTCGTTGCGGCCGGCAAGATCAACCTCGACGCCGACGTCAACACCTATCTGGATTTCAAGATTCCGCCGAAGTTCGGAAAGCCGATTACGGTGCGCAACCTGATGACGCACACGCCCGGCTTCGAAGAGACGATTCTGGATCTCTTCGTGGATAAGCCGGACCAGCTCTATCCGCTCCGCGACTATTTGATCAAGCGGATGCCCAATCGGATCTATCCGCCCGGAACGGTCGTTGCCTACTCGAACTACGGCGCCGCGTTGGCCGGCTACATCGTGCAGCGCGTCTCCGGCGAGCCGTTTGCCGAGTACGTCCAACGCCACATCTTCAACCCGCTGCGCATGACGCGCGCGACGTTCGCGCAGCCGCTGCCCGAGCAGTACGAACCTTTCATGTCGCTTGGATATCATACGACGGCCAGCGACAAGCCGACGCCGTTCGAGTTGGTCGAAGCCGCGCCGGCGGGCGCGCTATCCGCGACGGGCACCGACATGGGGCGCTTCATGCTCGCATATCTCAACGGGGGCGCCTATCAGGGCGGCAACATTCTCAAGCCCGCAACCGTCGCGCAGATGTGGACGCTGCAGGTTCGTCCCGCGCCGAATATTTTGGGGTTCGATCTCGGGTTCTATCAGGAGAATCGCAACGGGCTCGAGATCGTCGGGCACGGCGGCGACACCGGCGTCTTCCACAGCGATCTGCACCTGCTTCCGGCGCAGCGCGTCGGCTTCTTCATGTCGGTCAACAGCCTGGGCTTACCCGGATCGAGCGAAGCCGTTCGCCAGCAAATCTTCCGCGGCTTTCTCGATCGCTACTATCCTTACACCGCGCCCCAGCCGCCGACGCTACCGACGGCAAAGGCGGACTCCGCGCGGGCGGCGGGTTGGTACACGAGCAGTCGCCGTGCCGAACGCGCACTGCGCATCTTCTACGCGTTAGGCCAATCCGGCATCACCGCCAATCCCGATGGAACGATCGAAGCCGGCGGGCTCGTCGATCCGGCCGGCAATCCGGTGAAGTGGCGCGAGATCAAGCCGTTTTTCTACCAGGAAGTCGGCGGCCAAACGCACCTCGGCTTCGCGCTTGCATCCGACGGCACTCCGGTGTCGTGGGCGGTCGACGACATCAACGTCTTTAGCTTCCAACGCGTCACCGGCCTGACGGCGCTCGGAACGCTCAAAGTCATGCTGCTCTGCTTCATCGCGATCCTGATCGTCTCGCTGCTCATTCGACTGGTTGCGTGGATCGCGCGCCGAGCGCTCAAGCTGCGGCTCGAGCTCTCGCCGGCGGAACGATGGGTGCATCTCGCGGCACGCATCGGTGCCATCGCGTTTCTCGTCGCGCTCGCCGGGTGGGTCGTCGCATTGTCGAACGAAGAGGTTCTCCTCTCACCGTCGCTTCTACCGATCATGATCGTGCTCTACGTCATCGGGATCGTCGCCGTGCTCGGCGCGATTGCCATGGTTGCCGAAGCCGTCATGCGCGCTCGCGGCGGACCGGGAGGCTGGCTCGTGCGCGGCGGCGAGATCGTCGTCGCACTCGCCGCGATCTACGGCATTTGGTTGCTCGTCACGTTCGGTCTAGTCAGCTTCGTCACGAACTTCTAA
- a CDS encoding alpha/beta hydrolase, with the protein MILTAAALLGVVYVGTQHELPDPPFPQYLDTRTGATGALKSPQPMQPCKVEEERRVVRYDGVLGVSLYYAGNAPRTTVILIHGADAETRQMGWIVPYFACNGVNVISYDQRGTGESTGNWLANGPPDRARDVDAIYDAFRGDAHVDPRRIGVWGFSNGGWTAPIVAVDRPLAFMILQSAAAESVEENTLYEVRQAMVSAGHNDADIARAIATWQAVIGAVDGHVAVSTAKKLYAQAKQKTWFNDSLLPIFPIQTGFTEPALSGWRRYVTYDPAATLVKVQTPTLALYGRRDTKVDTRHDVPILVADFRTAGMRDLTVHWFADAGHAMKVTANGFDNARPVRYTRGYPEVMLDWLVKRNLVDEKR; encoded by the coding sequence GTGATACTCACTGCAGCCGCCCTCCTCGGCGTCGTCTACGTTGGAACGCAGCACGAGCTGCCCGATCCGCCGTTCCCGCAATATCTCGATACGCGGACGGGCGCCACCGGTGCGTTGAAATCGCCCCAGCCGATGCAGCCCTGTAAAGTGGAAGAAGAGCGCCGGGTCGTCCGCTACGACGGCGTTCTCGGCGTCTCGTTGTATTACGCCGGCAATGCGCCTCGCACGACCGTCATCCTCATTCATGGCGCCGATGCGGAGACGCGACAGATGGGCTGGATCGTACCGTACTTCGCGTGCAACGGCGTCAACGTTATCAGCTACGATCAGCGCGGTACCGGTGAATCGACGGGAAACTGGTTGGCAAACGGGCCGCCCGACCGGGCGCGCGACGTCGACGCGATCTACGACGCGTTCCGCGGGGACGCACACGTCGATCCCCGGCGCATTGGCGTCTGGGGTTTCAGCAACGGCGGCTGGACCGCGCCGATTGTGGCCGTCGATCGCCCGTTGGCATTTATGATTCTGCAGAGTGCCGCCGCCGAGAGCGTCGAGGAAAACACGTTGTACGAAGTGCGGCAAGCGATGGTCTCCGCAGGGCATAACGACGCCGACATCGCTCGAGCGATCGCGACGTGGCAAGCCGTTATCGGCGCGGTCGACGGACACGTTGCGGTCTCAACCGCCAAGAAGCTCTACGCGCAAGCCAAGCAAAAGACGTGGTTCAACGACTCGCTGCTGCCGATATTTCCGATTCAAACCGGCTTTACCGAGCCCGCGCTCAGCGGGTGGCGCCGCTATGTGACCTACGACCCGGCAGCAACGCTCGTGAAGGTGCAAACGCCGACGCTCGCACTCTACGGCAGGCGCGACACGAAAGTCGACACGCGGCACGACGTTCCGATCCTTGTCGCCGACTTCCGCACGGCCGGAATGCGCGATCTGACGGTGCATTGGTTCGCCGATGCCGGACACGCGATGAAGGTGACTGCGAACGGCTTCGACAACGCGCGGCCCGTGCGCTATACCCGCGGCTATCCCGAGGTCATGCTCGACTGGCTGGTAAAACGCAACCTCGTCGATGAAAAACGTTAA
- a CDS encoding peptide ABC transporter substrate-binding protein: protein MRHNILASLRVAAVCVAAVGLSHCHASGAPNRAAPNTLVVAVRKEPESLNPLLLEGINAYIFSELLYSYLTTYDRNGAVAPDLAREVPSLANGGVSADGRTITYHLRSDARWQDGVPVTSRDVAFTYSAIMNPANNVQERYGYDVVSRLETPDRYTVVVRLKRAFSPILTFFFGGDSNYPVLPAHKLARYPNINAVPFNLSPVGSGPYRLDRWNRGDRIELDANPSYVHGKPKIERLVLPFVPDDSTVINQLRTGELDAAFFPDTSRVEELRAIPGHRVIVTPVPYFYAISFNLDVPVLADLSVRTAVSQAIDRDSLVRKITLGVDDSSNAMRGLFTWAYDRQVKLVPYDPAAAKALLTRDGWLPGSDGIRTKAGKRLSLQLAFPTGSNVTTSMATAIEAAEREIGVDMSLRQYDRNQFVSLQGPWMQGRTQLALYDYQGSYDPDASWLLACDQRSPRGFDLSRYCNPAVDALLHKAAASYDRGTRSAAYRAVQRTIAHDLPYDFLCQISEVDVIPSNLGGYTPPLLSPFNFVANWYRLHPSGRN, encoded by the coding sequence GTGAGGCACAATATTTTAGCGAGCCTGCGCGTGGCCGCCGTCTGCGTGGCGGCCGTAGGGCTCTCGCACTGCCACGCTAGCGGCGCCCCAAACCGCGCGGCGCCGAATACGCTCGTGGTCGCGGTGCGAAAAGAACCCGAGTCGCTCAATCCGCTGCTGCTCGAAGGCATCAATGCCTACATCTTCAGCGAGTTGCTGTACTCGTATTTGACGACCTACGATCGTAACGGCGCGGTGGCGCCGGACCTCGCACGCGAGGTGCCGTCGCTTGCTAACGGCGGAGTCTCCGCGGACGGCCGGACCATAACCTACCATCTGCGGTCCGACGCGCGCTGGCAAGACGGTGTGCCGGTGACCTCGCGCGACGTCGCGTTCACGTACTCGGCGATAATGAATCCGGCCAACAACGTTCAAGAGCGCTACGGCTACGACGTGGTTTCGCGCCTCGAGACGCCCGACCGGTATACCGTCGTCGTTCGGCTCAAGCGCGCCTTCTCACCAATCCTCACGTTCTTTTTCGGCGGCGACAGTAACTACCCGGTACTGCCGGCGCACAAGCTCGCGCGGTATCCCAATATCAACGCGGTGCCGTTCAATCTCTCGCCGGTTGGATCGGGACCCTATCGCCTGGACCGATGGAATCGGGGCGATCGCATCGAGCTCGACGCCAACCCGTCGTACGTGCACGGTAAGCCGAAGATCGAACGCCTGGTGCTTCCATTCGTCCCCGACGATTCGACCGTCATCAATCAGCTTCGGACGGGGGAGCTCGACGCCGCGTTCTTCCCGGACACGTCGCGCGTCGAGGAGTTGCGCGCTATTCCCGGCCACCGCGTCATCGTGACGCCGGTTCCGTACTTCTATGCGATCTCGTTCAACCTGGACGTTCCGGTGCTGGCCGATCTCAGCGTACGCACGGCGGTCTCACAGGCCATCGATCGCGACTCGCTCGTGCGAAAGATTACGCTCGGCGTCGACGACTCGAGCAACGCGATGCGCGGATTGTTCACGTGGGCGTACGATCGGCAAGTAAAGCTGGTGCCGTACGATCCGGCGGCGGCAAAGGCACTGCTGACGCGCGACGGTTGGCTTCCCGGAAGCGACGGCATTCGTACCAAAGCCGGAAAGCGCCTGAGCTTGCAGCTCGCCTTTCCAACGGGGTCAAACGTGACGACGTCGATGGCGACGGCAATTGAGGCGGCCGAACGGGAGATCGGCGTCGACATGAGCTTGCGGCAGTACGACCGCAACCAGTTCGTCTCGCTCCAAGGGCCGTGGATGCAGGGCCGCACGCAGCTCGCCCTCTACGACTATCAGGGCAGCTACGATCCGGACGCATCGTGGTTACTGGCGTGCGACCAGCGTTCGCCGCGCGGCTTCGATTTATCGCGCTACTGCAATCCGGCGGTGGACGCCCTGCTGCATAAGGCCGCCGCTTCGTACGATCGCGGAACGCGGTCAGCGGCGTATCGTGCGGTGCAGCGTACGATCGCGCACGATCTGCCATACGATTTTCTGTGCCAGATCAGCGAGGTCGACGTGATTCCGTCGAACCTCGGCGGCTATACGCCGCCGCTGCTCTCGCCGTTCAACTTCGTCGCGAACTGGTACCGGCTACATCCGTCCGGTCGTAATTGA